A region from the Bradyrhizobium erythrophlei genome encodes:
- a CDS encoding lipid A biosynthesis lauroyl acyltransferase: MQRLLHRAKARLRDTTTPLGQAAVGALTIGILRTARYFDPIKTANLFGRIARLIGPLMREQKIGRANLTAAFPEKSPAEIEAILAGVWDNLGRVGAEFAHLDHIWEHDPARSKDSRIEIGTRSYELFAQLRHDGKPALIFASHLANWELPALAAVAHGLDTAILYRRPNIAAADRIIQDMRALKMGTLIPAGRDAPLKLAEALKNGQHVGMLVDQYLTNGVEVTFFGRKTRANPMLARLLRQIECPVHGVRIVRLPGNRFRGELSEEVKPVRDAAGQIDIQGTMQAITSVIEEWIREYPDQWLWLHRRWR, translated from the coding sequence ATGCAACGTCTGCTGCATCGCGCCAAGGCCCGACTTCGCGACACGACCACGCCGCTGGGCCAAGCCGCGGTGGGTGCGCTGACGATCGGAATACTGCGTACCGCCCGCTATTTCGATCCGATCAAGACCGCCAACCTGTTCGGCCGGATCGCCCGCTTGATCGGGCCCTTGATGCGGGAGCAGAAGATCGGTCGCGCCAATCTGACCGCCGCATTTCCGGAGAAATCGCCCGCAGAGATCGAGGCCATTCTCGCAGGCGTCTGGGACAATCTCGGTCGCGTCGGCGCCGAATTCGCGCACCTCGATCATATCTGGGAGCACGATCCGGCGCGCTCCAAGGATAGCCGGATCGAAATCGGGACGCGCTCCTACGAATTGTTTGCGCAGCTTCGACACGACGGCAAACCGGCGCTGATCTTTGCAAGCCATCTCGCCAACTGGGAACTTCCCGCTCTGGCTGCCGTCGCGCACGGGCTGGACACCGCGATTCTGTATCGCCGGCCCAACATCGCGGCGGCCGATCGCATCATCCAGGATATGCGCGCCCTAAAAATGGGCACGCTAATTCCGGCTGGCCGTGACGCGCCACTAAAACTTGCGGAGGCCCTGAAAAACGGTCAGCACGTCGGGATGCTGGTCGACCAGTATCTGACCAACGGCGTCGAGGTTACTTTCTTTGGCCGCAAGACCAGGGCCAATCCGATGTTGGCCCGGCTGCTGCGGCAGATCGAGTGCCCGGTTCATGGCGTACGCATCGTCCGCCTGCCCGGAAACCGCTTTCGTGGCGAACTGTCCGAAGAAGTGAAGCCGGTCCGCGACGCCGCCGGGCAAATCGATATTCAGGGAACGATGCAGGCGATCACGTCGGTGATCGAGGAATGGATCCGCGAATATCCCGATCAGTGGTTGTGGCTACACCGTCGCTGGCGGTAG
- a CDS encoding B12-binding domain-containing radical SAM protein → MTIPCRVLMVYPKFIPNSFWNYTEACELVGAKYPAAPLGLITVAAMLPKHWDIRLVNRNTEPLTDADLDWADLVMIGGMLNQQPDFIYLIDLAHLHGKPVCVGGPDVSSSPHLYADADFQVIGEAEQVMVHFIAAWESGERKGVFIAEKFKIDVTQSPMPRYDLIKFDHYLFIGVQYSRGCPFTCEFCDIIELYGRVPRTKTNDQILAELQALYDHGYRGHVDFVDDNFIGNKRNLRTLLPRLKAWLEERDYPFEFSTEASINIADDDELLQAMKDANFFAIFVGIESPDPETLVQMKKKQNTRRNIAECIHKIYGYGMFVTAGFIVGFDTEKVSMGQAMIDFIEETDIPVCMVGLLYALPGTQLTRRLAEEGRLHKGHDLMKVEQAGDQCTLGCNFDTKRPLRDILVDYKAVLRHVFSPTAYAGRLSRLAVKLDRSDRRRELPDGDMRKRLGGIDSVHKIIRALPEVREPFWKTFVEVAKTNPGALRYIVILMALYMHLGPFSKHVISQIDRRIAELDGMHPVRATGG, encoded by the coding sequence ATGACGATCCCGTGCCGCGTCCTAATGGTATATCCGAAGTTCATTCCGAACTCGTTCTGGAACTATACGGAAGCCTGCGAACTGGTCGGCGCGAAGTATCCGGCGGCGCCACTCGGCCTGATCACGGTCGCCGCTATGCTGCCGAAGCATTGGGACATCCGTCTCGTTAACCGTAACACCGAGCCTTTGACGGACGCGGACCTCGACTGGGCCGATCTCGTGATGATCGGCGGTATGCTCAACCAGCAGCCTGATTTCATCTACCTGATCGATCTCGCCCACCTGCACGGCAAGCCGGTATGTGTCGGTGGGCCTGACGTCTCCTCCAGCCCGCATCTTTACGCGGACGCGGACTTCCAGGTGATCGGCGAGGCCGAGCAAGTCATGGTGCACTTCATCGCTGCCTGGGAAAGCGGCGAACGCAAGGGTGTGTTCATCGCCGAGAAATTCAAGATCGACGTTACGCAAAGCCCGATGCCGCGTTACGATCTGATCAAGTTCGATCACTATCTCTTCATCGGCGTGCAATATTCGCGGGGCTGCCCGTTCACTTGCGAGTTCTGCGATATCATCGAGCTGTATGGTCGCGTGCCGCGCACCAAGACTAACGATCAGATTCTCGCCGAACTGCAAGCGCTCTACGATCACGGTTATCGCGGGCATGTCGATTTCGTCGACGACAATTTCATCGGCAACAAGAGGAACCTCCGCACGCTACTTCCGCGACTCAAAGCTTGGCTGGAAGAGCGCGACTATCCGTTCGAGTTCTCGACCGAAGCCTCGATCAATATCGCCGATGACGACGAGCTGTTGCAGGCGATGAAGGACGCGAACTTCTTCGCGATTTTCGTCGGCATCGAGAGCCCGGATCCAGAGACGCTCGTGCAGATGAAGAAGAAGCAGAACACCAGGCGCAACATCGCGGAGTGCATCCATAAGATTTACGGCTACGGCATGTTCGTTACTGCCGGCTTCATCGTCGGGTTCGATACCGAAAAAGTCTCGATGGGACAGGCGATGATCGACTTCATCGAGGAGACGGACATTCCGGTCTGCATGGTTGGACTACTTTATGCGCTGCCTGGCACACAGCTGACGCGGCGGCTAGCCGAGGAAGGCCGCCTGCACAAAGGCCATGACCTCATGAAGGTCGAGCAGGCCGGCGACCAATGCACGCTCGGCTGCAATTTCGACACCAAGCGTCCGCTTCGTGACATTCTTGTGGATTACAAGGCCGTGCTCCGGCACGTGTTCAGCCCGACGGCATATGCCGGACGGCTGTCAAGGCTCGCTGTCAAGCTCGACCGCTCCGACCGCCGCCGCGAGCTGCCGGATGGCGACATGCGCAAGAGGCTTGGCGGCATCGACAGCGTGCACAAGATCATACGGGCCCTGCCGGAGGTTCGCGAGCCGTTCTGGAAGACCTTCGTCGAGGTCGCCAAGACCAATCCAGGCGCGCTGCGTTACATCGTGATACTGATGGCGCTGTACATGCACCTCGGGCCGTTCTCGAAGCACGTGATCAGCCAGATTGACCGCCGCATTGCCGAGCTGGACGGTATGCATCCTGTGAGGGCGACGGGGGGTTAA
- a CDS encoding Rap1a/Tai family immunity protein yields MRVYIIVAGLVLSIIGRGSATVVDKGTDTQRSCELLVQNSFRNQDEARSAGACEGMIETAMLFSPNLPAGIRACPPTQGSILQSAKVFLRYIDNNPDRVNEPGITIAIEAFRDAWPCQGDDAESSIGTGPKKHAPKKSKQ; encoded by the coding sequence ATGCGGGTCTATATCATTGTTGCCGGCCTAGTCCTTTCGATCATCGGAAGGGGAAGCGCCACGGTTGTCGATAAAGGAACCGACACGCAGAGGTCTTGCGAGCTACTTGTTCAGAACTCGTTTCGCAATCAGGACGAAGCTCGGTCCGCCGGCGCCTGTGAGGGAATGATCGAGACTGCGATGCTCTTTTCACCAAATCTGCCAGCTGGCATACGTGCATGCCCCCCCACGCAAGGCAGCATTTTGCAGAGTGCCAAGGTCTTTCTGCGGTATATTGATAACAATCCGGATCGAGTGAATGAACCGGGGATCACCATCGCTATTGAAGCATTCAGAGATGCTTGGCCCTGCCAAGGGGACGATGCCGAGTCGTCTATCGGGACTGGACCAAAAAAGCACGCGCCGAAAAAATCAAAACAATAG
- a CDS encoding protein-S-isoprenylcysteine O-methyltransferase → MTPTISKVIFVALVIGWYLIRYKYARRSRRERIVWSARGPAETALLLISLAGLGLVPLVYVATAIPRFATYSFHPLFAWLGLFFAIAALGMFHLTHRALGRNWSISLDVRENHKLVTEGIYRRVRHPMYSAFWLWAIAQPLLLPNWIAGFAGLAGFAVLYFGRVAREERMMLETFGDSYRAYMARTGRVFPSVL, encoded by the coding sequence ATGACGCCCACTATTTCAAAAGTCATTTTCGTTGCCTTGGTGATCGGCTGGTACCTCATACGTTATAAGTACGCGCGGCGTTCTCGCCGCGAAAGGATTGTATGGAGCGCTCGCGGCCCCGCGGAAACTGCGCTACTGCTCATATCTCTCGCAGGGCTTGGACTTGTGCCGCTCGTCTACGTAGCGACAGCGATACCTCGTTTCGCAACTTACAGCTTTCATCCCTTGTTCGCTTGGCTGGGACTTTTCTTTGCGATTGCGGCTTTGGGTATGTTTCACTTGACGCATCGCGCGCTCGGACGGAATTGGTCGATCAGTCTCGATGTGCGGGAGAATCATAAACTCGTGACGGAAGGGATTTACCGGAGAGTTCGACACCCGATGTATTCGGCATTTTGGCTGTGGGCTATCGCCCAGCCGTTGCTGCTGCCTAACTGGATTGCCGGCTTCGCGGGCCTGGCCGGTTTCGCGGTTTTGTACTTTGGCCGCGTCGCAAGAGAAGAGCGAATGATGTTAGAGACCTTTGGCGACAGCTATCGCGCGTATATGGCGAGGACTGGCCGGGTCTTCCCGTCGGTACTCTGA
- a CDS encoding SGNH/GDSL hydrolase family protein: MTYFALRTRTARTIASIGAALLIGLSGSAPSQAQDELSSAERCLSANLNISLGAQLPRTAARLKSGEPLKIVAIGSSSTVGLWVLRSAATYPEVMRRELSRLRSNATIKVINSGRIGDTIPNNIARFERDVFAHTPDLVVWQLGTNDVAWGGRPDEGLKKSVFEGVRALKAVSSDVVLMDLQYAPQVLASASYSTMEGIIIDVAKQERVGLFSRFALMRNSINAGVAQSALVTFDGLHNTADGYDCIGRALARAISTSAR; this comes from the coding sequence TTGACCTATTTTGCCCTCCGTACCCGAACCGCTCGAACAATAGCGTCGATCGGCGCGGCCTTGCTTATCGGATTGTCTGGCAGTGCTCCGTCTCAAGCACAGGACGAGTTATCATCTGCGGAGAGATGCCTTTCGGCAAATTTGAACATCTCGCTGGGTGCACAATTGCCCCGCACGGCGGCGCGTTTGAAATCTGGTGAGCCGCTAAAGATTGTAGCGATTGGATCATCGTCGACAGTGGGACTCTGGGTGCTTAGGTCCGCGGCCACATATCCGGAGGTGATGCGCCGAGAGCTCTCGAGACTTAGATCCAACGCCACGATCAAGGTCATCAACAGCGGTCGAATCGGCGATACGATTCCGAACAACATCGCACGCTTCGAGCGCGACGTTTTCGCGCACACGCCTGATCTCGTTGTCTGGCAATTAGGTACTAATGACGTCGCCTGGGGTGGCCGGCCGGACGAAGGGCTCAAAAAAAGCGTTTTTGAAGGGGTAAGGGCACTTAAGGCAGTGTCTTCGGACGTCGTGTTGATGGACCTGCAATATGCGCCACAGGTGCTCGCTTCAGCTAGCTACTCAACCATGGAGGGCATCATCATCGATGTCGCAAAACAGGAGAGGGTGGGGCTATTCTCTCGTTTTGCGCTGATGCGAAACTCGATCAATGCCGGGGTTGCGCAGAGCGCACTTGTAACGTTTGACGGATTGCACAACACCGCCGACGGTTATGATTGCATTGGACGAGCCCTTGCCCGAGCCATCTCAACTAGTGCGCGTTGA
- a CDS encoding acyl-CoA dehydrogenase, producing MTYRAPINDMLLALNHGAGLDAAVKAGHYGDFDADITAAVLEEAGKFAADVLAPLNRVGDEHGITLDAGKVTTAPGWPDAYKRWTAGGWNAVSGPEAFGGQGLPLAINAACTEIWSSSNIAFGLCPLLTLSAIEALEAHGSDELKKIYLAKLISGEWPGTMQLTEPQAGSDVGALRTRAERAPDGSYRIKGTKIFITYGDHDMSDNIVHFVLARLPDAPAGTKGISLFLIPKFLVNADGSLGARNDIFASGIEHKLGMHAAPTCTMTMGDRGGAIGYLIGEENQGMRCMFTMMNQARLGVGLEGVGIADRAYQQALAYAQERRQGRAAGKPGNETDPIIVHPDVKRMLMQMRALTAASRTICYATAVALDISVRAKDPETRALAAARGALLTPIAKAFSTDIGNEVTSLGVQVHGGMGFIEETGAAQHYRDARITAIYEGTNGIQSIDLVTRKLAANGGASVWALLDELSDIVKRIEISNDPAFGTTGTKLRDALGALDRASRWLLERVTSAPNDALAGATPYLRLFGSAIGGCMLANEALAARDLGEGDSSRYITLARFFAENISVQATSLERTVIDSAEAVNGADAVLLG from the coding sequence ATGACCTACCGTGCGCCGATCAACGACATGCTGCTGGCCCTCAACCATGGCGCCGGTCTCGACGCCGCCGTGAAAGCCGGCCATTACGGCGATTTCGACGCCGACATCACCGCGGCCGTGCTGGAGGAAGCCGGCAAATTCGCCGCCGACGTGCTGGCGCCGCTCAACCGCGTCGGCGACGAGCACGGCATCACGCTCGACGCCGGCAAGGTCACCACCGCGCCCGGCTGGCCCGACGCCTACAAGCGCTGGACCGCGGGGGGCTGGAATGCGGTGTCGGGACCCGAGGCATTCGGCGGCCAGGGCCTGCCGCTCGCGATCAATGCGGCCTGCACCGAAATCTGGAGTTCGTCGAACATCGCCTTCGGCCTGTGCCCGCTCTTGACGCTGAGCGCCATCGAGGCGCTCGAGGCCCATGGCAGCGACGAATTGAAGAAAATCTATCTGGCCAAGCTGATCTCCGGCGAATGGCCCGGCACCATGCAGCTCACCGAGCCGCAGGCCGGCTCCGATGTCGGCGCGCTGCGCACCCGCGCCGAGCGCGCGCCGGACGGCAGCTACCGGATCAAGGGTACAAAAATCTTCATCACCTATGGCGATCACGATATGAGCGACAACATCGTTCATTTCGTACTGGCGCGATTGCCCGATGCGCCCGCGGGCACCAAGGGGATTTCGCTGTTCCTGATTCCGAAATTCCTGGTCAACGCCGACGGCTCGCTGGGCGCGCGCAACGACATCTTTGCCAGCGGCATCGAGCACAAGCTCGGCATGCACGCGGCGCCGACCTGCACCATGACCATGGGCGATCGTGGCGGCGCGATCGGCTATCTGATCGGCGAGGAAAACCAGGGCATGCGCTGCATGTTTACGATGATGAACCAGGCCCGGCTCGGCGTCGGCCTCGAGGGCGTCGGCATCGCCGACCGCGCCTATCAGCAGGCGCTGGCCTACGCGCAGGAGCGCCGCCAGGGCCGCGCCGCCGGCAAGCCCGGCAACGAAACCGACCCCATCATCGTGCATCCCGACGTCAAGCGCATGCTGATGCAGATGCGCGCGCTCACCGCGGCGTCGCGCACCATCTGCTACGCCACCGCGGTCGCGCTCGATATCTCCGTGCGCGCCAAGGATCCCGAGACCCGCGCGCTGGCCGCGGCCCGCGGCGCGCTGCTGACGCCGATCGCAAAGGCGTTTTCCACCGACATCGGCAACGAGGTCACTTCGCTCGGCGTGCAGGTCCATGGCGGCATGGGCTTTATCGAAGAAACCGGCGCCGCCCAGCATTACCGCGATGCCCGCATCACCGCGATCTACGAGGGCACCAACGGCATCCAGTCGATCGACCTGGTGACGCGCAAGCTCGCCGCCAATGGCGGCGCGTCGGTGTGGGCGCTGCTGGATGAACTCTCCGATATCGTCAAGCGGATCGAAATTTCCAACGATCCGGCATTCGGCACCACCGGCACCAAACTGCGCGATGCGCTGGGCGCGCTCGACCGCGCCAGCCGATGGCTGCTCGAGCGCGTCACCTCGGCGCCGAACGACGCGCTCGCCGGTGCAACGCCTTACTTGCGGCTGTTCGGCTCGGCGATCGGCGGCTGCATGCTGGCGAACGAAGCGCTGGCCGCGCGCGATCTCGGCGAGGGCGATTCCTCCCGTTACATCACGCTGGCACGGTTCTTCGCCGAAAACATCTCGGTGCAGGCGACTTCGCTGGAACGCACGGTGATCGACAGCGCCGAGGCGGTGAACGGCGCGGACGCGGTGCTGCTGGGGTAG